In Desulfobacter hydrogenophilus, the genomic stretch AGGCAAGCTATTATCCTCTTTTGTCCACCATCGGCATCGAAAAAGTGGTCAGTCCTAGGGTATCGGCTGTTTCTTCAATCCTGCAGGATATACGCCAGGGTAATGTCATTTCGGATATCTCTATTTTTGGTGAACAGGGAGAATTTATTGAAGCGGTTGCACTGGCATCCTCACCTATTACCAAGGGACCGATCAAGGAGATTTCTTTTCCCAAAGGGACCTTGCTTGTCTGTATCATCCGTCAGGAGGAAATCATAATCCCCATGGGTGACAACCAGGTACAGGCAGGGGATCGAATCATTTTATTTGCGATCCAGGCCGCAGTAAAAAAATTAGAAAAAATGCTCACTGTAAAGCTTGGTTTTTTCTGATGCGCTGGCCTTTTATCATACGGATCATCGGTGTCCTTCTTTTTGTACTCGGCCTTTCCATGCTCCTGCCTTTGGGCTGCAGCCTGTTTTTTAAAGACGGGGCACATCAAGGCCACCTGACGGCCATGGCGGTGACCACAATGATGGGCGCAATCATGATTTTTATCTCAAAAAAGGCCGGGAGTCATAACTATATAAACCAAAGAGAAGGTATCGCTGTTGTGGCATTAGGATGGCTTGGTATTAGTCTTTTCGGCGCCCTGCCCTTTTTTCTGGCCCCGGATTTTTTTACTTACACAGATGCTTTTTTTGAGTCCGTGTCCGGATTCACCACCACCGGCTCCTCGGTGATGACTGACATTGAAGGGGCGACCCCCAGTCTGTTACTCTGGCGAAGCCTGATCCAGTGGCTGGGCGGCATGGGCATTATCGTTTTATCCCTGGCCATTCTGCCGTTTTTAGGGGTGGGCGGTATCCAGTTATATAAAGCCGAGGTGCCAAGCCCGGTACCTGACAAACTGACCCCCCGGTTGTCTGATTCCGCCAAAATTCTTTGGATTGTGTACGCGGGCATGACATTGCTACTTATCCTTTTCCTTTATTTTGGGGGAATGAATCTGTTTGACTCGGTCTGCCATGCGCTGACCACACTGCCCACCGGGGGGTTTTCACCTAAAAACCTGTCCATCGCCCACTATGATTCCGCCTATTTTGATTATATAATTACCATATTTATGTTGCTTGCAGGAATCAACTTTTCTCTACATTACCAAATATTGCGGGGCCATGGCCTTGCGTTCTGGAAAGATGCTGAATGCCGATTTTTTCTGGGCGCTGTGCTTGTGGGTACCCTGATCATCACAATAAACACCTGGGGGCCATTGTACGACAGCTTCTCCCAAGCCTTCAGGTTTGCCGTATTCCAAGTGGTTTCCATTGTTACCACCACAGGCTATGCCACGGCTGATTATGAATTATTTCCGGGTCTGTCCCAGGCGCTTTTATTTTTTGGTATGTTCATGGGTGCCAGTGCCGGCTCCACGGGCGGCGGCATGAAATGCGCCAGGATTATGGTCTGCATTAAATACTGCTACCGGGAACTATTCAAGCTGATCCATCCCCGAAGTGTCAGCCATATCAAACTGAACAACACCCTGGTTCCCGAAGAGCTGCTGCGCTCCATCCTGGGTTTCATCGCCTTATATATCCTGGTTTTTGTTATAGCCACGGTGCTTCTATCCTCACTGGGTGTGGATCTTTTGACCTCTTTAGGCGCTGTGGCCTCGTGCATCGGCAACATCGGACCGGGTTTCGGCACAGTGGGACCGGCGGAAAACTTTGCACATCTACCCCAGGCCGGAAAATGGCTTCTGTCCTGGTGCATGCTGGCAGGACGACTGGAAATTTATACCGTAATCATACTTCTGGTCCCTGAATTCTGGAAACAATAGTTACAATATATGCCTGTCGTTAGAATTTGCATCCGCCTTGTACTCGACAAAATTTGCCCAATTCTCGGATAGGCACTACTTAATATTTGAACAAACACGACAGAGCGTAACCCGGGTATCGTAATAAGGCGTCCCGTTACCCACCGAGCTGACCATTTCGGCTGTAAGCCTGTTCAACCCATGGCCGGCTTTGATCCACCCGCCACGTTCGGTGATCAGGCAGTCCCGCCTTGTGGAGACATCGGTACAAAGTAATGCTTTCACGCTACCTATAAGGCTTTTAACCATTACCGGTTGCCCATCTGTAAGACCCAATTTTTCAGCTTCAGCCGGGTGCAGGCGTACCTTGGGCAATGGCGGATGGTCCGCAAGGGTTCGCTCGGAGCAGATGTAATCAAAGGAAGCGACACTCAACAGGGTGTACGGATAATTTTCATCATCGTTTTTGAGGACATCCCCATCGAAATTGGTCATGAATTCAAATTTCCCCGAAGGGGTGGGAAAAACCTTATCAAGGTAAGGTGCCATGGGTTCCGGCATTCGAAAAGGGGTGTGCCTCAGCACATCCAAATCGCCTCCCCAGGCTTTGATCGGCGCGCAAATCTCGGCCAGCCACCGATCGGCGCTTTTGCAGTACCGGTCTTTAAAGGAAAACCGCTTGGCAAGTTCCGTGAACATATGAAATTCGCTTCGGCAGTCACCCACGGGCTCAATAGCCGGGTTGACCGGGCCCACATAATTGTGGCCGAAACTGGCCATTGCATCGTATTCTTCAAGAAAAGTGGTGGCCGGCAGGAACACATCCGCCAGTTCTGCAGTATCATCCAAAAAGTGGCCGCTGTAGACCACGAACTCCATGCGCTTAAATGCCTCGATCACGAGTTCGGAATTCGGGGCCATACAGACCGGGTTGGCCGCTGTCACATAAACCATGCGAATCGGTGGATTTTTCGCGTTTAAAAGTTCTTGCCCCACATAAGGCATCAAAAGCGTCCGACGCTCGGAATTGAGCTGATCTCCCCAACATTTTGGATCATAGGGACCATATTCTTCGAATCCCTGGCTGACCCCTCCGCCTTCCACACCGATATTTCCTGAAATAGCGCCTAAAGCATCAATGGCGCGGATTGTAAAATGGGCGTCTTTGTGGCGGTGAAGCCCCCAACCCAAAAGGATCGATGTAGGTTTGAAGGTGATCAGCGTGTCCGCGATGTACTCGGCATCTTCTTTTGAAACACCGGCAAGAAAACAGAGCGCATCAACGCTGTAACGTTCAAGAATGGTTTTATATGCATCGAAACCTGCGCTGTGATTGGAAATAAAACCGATATCATGCTCCCCCCGGTCAATCAAAATTTTTGCCGCAGCCATGGCCAGATACGTATCCATATTGGGGGCCGGGGCAATATGCCAATCGGAAAGGGCGGCACTCCGGTTGCGAAAGGGATCAATGGTGATGATCCGGCCGCCTTTTTTCTTTATCTCTTTGATAATGGGAACCAGTCCGATCTGTGTGGTTACAGGATTCCTGGCCCAGAGGATCATGGCCTTGGAATTATAATGGTCCAGAGGGTCATGGGAGATGCGGTTGCCCAAATCCAAGTTCTGGGATGCCTGGCCCGTTCCGCCACACAGAGACCCGTGCAGAGTGGTAACCCCTCCGAACAGGTTGAAGAAATACTTGTTGAGCAGTTTAAGAGCGGTTCGTTCGCCATAACCTTGATAGTAGAGAATCGCTTCGGGTCCATCCTCATCACGAATCGTTTTCATTTTTCCGGCAATGGCATCCAAGGCCTCATCCCAAAGGACCTCCCGCCAACCTGACGCGCCACGCATCATGGGCGTTGTGATGCGTTCCTTGCTGTAAACCCGGTCGATGTATTTTGACGCTTTGTGACAGGCCAGCCCCCGGGTTAACGGATGCGTTTTTGATCCCGTCAAACGAATTAGACGGCCGTCTTCAATCGTGGCTTCAAGCCCGCAGGTGTTGGGGCAGTCCCTGGTGCAGGTGGTGATAATTTTTTTTATGTTGCTCATATCAATGCCTTTGCTGTGTTGAACAAATGACAGTAAATATCCTGTCTGTGTATAGCTCTTCTCCTTTTTGAATCGGTTGTAAAACAATATTGAATGCAAGGCAAGTTGTTAAGGACCGCAGATTAAAGAACTCCTTTGGGGGGCAAAAAGCGTCTTCCCATCAATCGGCAAACCCAGGCGAGTCTTTCTAAAATTATTGTCACTGGATAATTTCTATGATATTGATTTTGTGTTTTAAACTGTTTTAATATCAAGGATTGTAAATTGAATTACAGGCATGCCCCTTAAGGGCCAAACTCTGGATTTTCACTATTGACTAGGAAAATTCTCAAAATAACAACTCAAAGGACAGGATAAAATATGAGCCAGCTACAACGACTCAGCGACCGGATTATCAGCCGTGTAAACGCTAATTTACAGGAGTTCGAGTTTGATACGGAGCCCTTTGTGAACAATGCGCTTGATCATGAAAAAATGCTCGACTTTTACGCTTTTTACGGCATTACCTCCCGCCACCCCCTTTATTTTCATTTTACAAACTCCAACATCGCAGGCAGTTATTTTTTAGGAAAATGTCATGTAAGACGGTCCGCTATTTATAAAAGCGATGTCAGGGGAGATGAACTCAAAAGAAAAGGCGATTGCATAAAATCGGCCAAGAACATTCCCCTGGTTGAGGATGAAATGATTTCCATTCTGGACAGCCTGCTTTATAAAACCCTGGTCCACAGCAATTCCCACAACCCGGAAAGTCCCGAAGCCTTTATTATCCGGAACACCATTTCCAGCCACTACGCCAACATTCACGGGTCTACCCTGGAAGGCTGTTTTTTAGGTCCCTTTGCCACCGTGGATTTAATGAACCTGCATTCGTGTATTGTGGGAGAATTTTCCTATGTTCAGGTTGGAGAACTTTTTCATCGGAAAATTGATCCCGGCACCGTCTGGATCAAAAGTCCCCATTTTGAGTTTAAATATAAGTTTAAAAAAAGCATCCTTGATAATTTTGTAGGGGTGAATGATACCTACCAGCCCCGGGGGGTGATTTATGATTTTGTCAGGACGCGGGATCAGGAATTCGAACGATTATTTGAGGTCATGCACTTAGAGCCCTTTGAAGCCCCGGATAGTTCTGCAATCAACCGATATGCCGTGATCAAGGGAAAAACCCGTATTGGTGAAAACGTCCTGGTGGCCCAGAGATCCCTTCTTGAAAATGCAACCATGGGAGACGGGTCTAATGCACAGGAAAACTCCTATGTCATAGATTCCGTTCTGGAAGGCAATTGCATTACAGCCCATGGCGGCAAAATTATCAATGCCGATGTCGGCCAGGAATGTTTCGTGGGATTCAACTCCTTTTTAAACGGTGGACCCGACGCACGAATTAAAATCGGTGAAGGCTGTATTGTCATGCCTCACACCATCATCAACCCAAGTATGCCAATAGAGATTCCTAACGAGCATTTGATATGGGGATACATCGAATCCCCGGAAGACCTTGCCACCCAGACCATCTCTTTGGATAAATTAGCCGAAGTCAGGGAAAGTGTGACCATCGGTCAAATGACCTTTTCAGGAAAAGGGTCTGTGTTTATCCATGTTTTCAAAGATCGGTTAAAGCATATCCTTCTGGCAAACGGGGCATTATATAATGACGGAGAAGACAGAGGACACGCCCAGGATGACCAAAATATTTCCTTTAATATTATTCAGCCCTACCGGACAGGGGCAAGAAAAGGATTATATCCATCCATAAGAATCAAGCCTTAGAGACTCAAAAAAAATAAAAGACATAAGTTTGGTTTACACCGATTTTGTATTCGTCTTCACGGCGAGACAAGGCTTACATAACGAGTTATGTAAGCCTTGTTCCACTTAAAAACAACAATAAGGATTTGCCTATGAACCCTTCCCCGGAAAAAAGAAGCGCTCGAAGATATATACATAAATTGCCGATGGATCTTTATCGTATGAATTATCAAAACAAGCATAATAGCTATTACGCAGAGATGAATGATTGTTCTGACAACGGGCTATCCCTGATGACAAATGAAAAATTAGTTTTAGGGGAATTGATCTATCTTGAGTTGAAAAATTATGATCCCAATATACGCCTCCCGATAAAAGAACAAAGCTACAGCGGCATTATCAGATGGGGGAAACGATACCAGTCAGCCAATGCCGGTACTAACGGTCTTTACAAATATGGCATCGAATTTTCAACGCAGAATGTCAGGCCGTGAAATTGTTTCATTGTTACAATTGTCTTGACAACTCTAAAAAACAGCATGTACATATCAGTGGTTTTTTCCCAGCGGGAAACTTGACGACAGAAATCTGCAATTCAAATAGAAAATAAATTGGGGAAGGTATGTGTCAATTCTTTAGTTCCACATTCATCATTCTGCTCGGAGGTTTTTTATCTCTTATTTTTGCCCGGCAGAAAAAATTTTCAAAGGCGATTGCCGTTTTGTTTCTAAGTGGGGGATCTCTTGCAGGGTTGCTTGATGCGGCAGGCAAACTTTTAAATCCAGCCGAGGCCTCAGCCTCTTTCAAGTACTTGGATCTTTTTTCTCTTTCATTTCATGTTGACGGTCTTTCCGCCTTTTTCCTGACTGCCATATTTGCCGTGTCCCTGATGGCCGCCATCTACAGTTTCCACTACATGGAAAATGAAGAGGACGGCATTAAGACGGGTGTCAATTACTTTTTTTTCAGTATCCTGATTGCATCCATGGCCCTGGTGGTGACCGCCTCCAATATCCTGACCTTCATGATTTCATGGGAATTCATGTCCCTATCCTCCTTTTTTCTGATAATTTACAGCCATAAGTCAGCAGAAAACAGAAAGTCCGGGTACCTTTACTTTGTGTTTTCCCATGTAGGTGCCATGTTCATCCTCGCCGCATTTGGACTGATTTACAGCCATACCGGTAGTTTTGACCTCGCCACCATGGCCGAGATGCCTGAAACAATGAAAACATTGATCTTTGTGCTCTCCTTTATCGGATTCGGAATCAAGGCCGGCGTGTTTCCTTTCCATGTCTGGCTGCCCCATGCCCATCCTGCGGCCCCCAGCCACATCTCAGCGGTTATGTCCGGGGTGATGATCAAGACCGGCATTTACGGAATACTGCGAATGTATGCGATTCTGGATTTTCACACCCCTGTTTTCGGGTATATTACGCTGATTGCCGGAGTGGTTTCCGGAATTCTGGGAGTGGTATATGCCCTGGGCCAGCACGATATCAAGCGACTTCTGGCCTATCACAGTGTAGAAAATATCGGAATCATCCTCATCGGCTTGGGAATCGGGATGATCGGTGCGGCAACGGACAATCCCCTGGTCGCTGTCCTTGGCTTTACCGGCGGTATTCTCCACGTTCTCAACCACTCGATGTTTAAATCCCTGCTGTTCATGGGGGCGGGCATGGTGCTGCATCAAACCGGCACTGGGTCCATTGATGCCCTAGGCGGGCTGCTCAAGGGCATGAAGATTACCGGAACCACATTTATCATCGGATCTTTGGCCATTTGCGGATTGCCGCCTTTTAATGGATTTGTCAGCGAATTTCTCATATATATGGGCAGTTTCAAGGCCATCCCCGTTGGATCAATCAGCTTTACCATGAGTGTCTTTGCAATTATCAGCCTGGCCGTTATCGGCGGGCTGGCCCTTGCCTGTTTTACCAAGGTGGTGGGGGTGGTTTTCCAGGGAGAACCCCGGACCAAAGCCGCCGAAAATGTCAAGGAAAAAGGTTTGGCCATGATGGTTCCCATGGGCTGTCTTGCCGCAGCCTGCTTGATCATCGGAGTATTCCCCAAGGTATTCATTGACATGGCCCTGACGGCAGTGCAGTCCCTAGGTCTTGACTACGGCCGGATCCCTGTTGAACCCTTTGGTCAAATAACCGGCAACATCACCTTTGCAGCCCTGCTGTTTTTTGTCGTTGTCCTGATAGTCATGGGCATCCGGTCAATCTACTACAAGAACAAAACTACCACAAAATCCGGAACATGGGGCTGCGGCTTTACCCAGCCAACGGTTAAAATGCAGTATACGGGATCTTCCTATGCCGGGTCCATTTTGGAATTTTTCAGTGCCACAGCCCCGCTTTCCGAGGAGCATCCCCCCATCAAGGGACGGTTCCCGTTAAAAACTCACTACCACAGCCATGTCAATGACATTGCAGAACTTCACATGAAAAATGTGGTTGTACGTCCTGTTTTTTACCTGTTTGACAAACTCAGGTGGATGCAGCACGGGGATATTCATCTGTATATCGGGTATATTTTGCTGGCAATTGTATTGCTGCTGTTTTTTATATAAAATCAGCCGGCAGCTAAAGGCTAATAGCTTTAAGGAATACTCCATGATTCAATCCATTTTACTCTGGCTTGCAGCCATTCTGGCAGCACCATTTTTTTCAGGCCTGATCCTCAAAATCAAGGCGTTTTTCGGGGGAAAAAAGGGACCGCCCATTTTGATCAATTACTATACCCTGATCAAACTGTTTAAAAAGGGATCGGTTTACAGCAACAGCACCACATTTGTGTTTAAGCTGGGTCCGGTCATCTCCCTTGCCGCATCACTTACGGTTCTCATGTTCCTGCCCATTGCAGGGCACAATCCAGTGTTCTCCTTTAACGGAGATGTTATTTTTGTCCTGTACATTCTGGGACTTGGCCGGTTTTTCACCATTGCTGCGGCCATGGATACGGCATCTCCATTTGAAGGCATGGGCGCGGCCAGGGAAGCGTATTTCCCTATTATCTGCGAAGCCGCCATGTTCATGATACTGATTTTCTTTTACCGGATCACCGGAGAATTGCAATTATCCGCTTACTTTGCAGGCAGCAACACCCAAAGCATGTGGAGTTCGGCAGGCGCACCGCTGCTGTTCATTGTAATCTCATTTTTTATCATTCTTCTGACTGAAAACTCCAGAGTCCCTGTGGATGACCCGGCCACCCACCTTGAACTGACCATGATCCATGAAGTCATGGTCCTGGATCACAGCGGCCCGGATTTTGCGCTTATTGAACTGGGTTCTTTTTGCAAGCTCATCTTCTATTCCACCATTATTTCAAGGATGATTCTTCCCTTTGAATCCGCCTTTTTTGGATTCCCGCTGGTGATGTATATATCAGGCCTTCTGGTGGTCTACGTTGCCGTGGGCGTAACAGAGTCGGTGATGGCCAGGTACAGGATGGACAAGGTGCCCCAGTTTGTGCTGACATCCTTTGCACTGGCCTTTTTTGCAACCATCATCACTTTGGAGTTTGTGAAATGATATTCAATCCGGTTGATATAATTCTATCCTTTGTGCTGCTGTCGGTTTTGTTTTCATTCGGAGCCGACCGGGTCCAGGTACTGATCAAACTGGTGGGATTCCAGGGAATCGTAATTTCCGTTATTCCCTTTTTCATCGGTGAACATATGACAACAGGCGGCACGGTGTTTACCCTGGCCACCCTGGGCATCCGAGGGATCATTATCCCTTTGAGCATTTTTGTGGCTATCAGACGGGGGGCCATCCGGCGGATGGTCGACCCCATTGTGGGATATCATGCCTCCATTCTGTGCGGTTTGGCGGTGATTATCGGCGCGACCTATATTTCCGGACGCCTGGATATTGGTTCCGTGAGCGAGTTTAAACTCCTGGCGCCTACAGCCATTGCCCTTCTGGTAACGGGAATGTTTCTGCTCATGGCCCGGAGAAACGCCATTGCCATGGTCATCGGCTATATCATGATGGAAAACGGAATTTACTTAGTCGGGTCGGGCTTGTCCGTCGGTACCCGCCATATTGTTGAATTTGGTATTTTATTGGACGTTCTGGCCGGAGTCATGATCATGGCCGTGATCCTCCGTAATATTAAAAAGACCTTTGACGACGTGGATACGGCGTTGCTTAGAACTTTAAAGGATTAGGGTATGGTTGAAATAGTATTTCTGACACCTCTTATTACCGGTCTTATCGCATTCTTCCTACCCAAAAGTATTGGCCGATTCCTGCTGGTACTGACCGGAGCGGCCCATTTAACACTTTCGTTTATGCTGTGGAAGAATCAGCCTCAGGCACTTTTTGATCAATATTTTGCAGTGACTCCCGAAGGCATGCTTTCCCTGCTGGTGATCTCCCTGCTGTTCTTTTTGATCTCCATTTACACCGTGGGCTATCTCAAAGAAAGTCAAATCCCTTCCGAGGGCCTTTTTACCGGCTCCATGCTGGTATTCTTGTCCACCATGACCATGGTCACCCTGTCCGACCATATCATGATCATGTGGATCGCCATTGAGGCCACCACCCTGGCAAGCGCCCCGCTGATTTACACCCATCGCTCGGCCGCCTCCCTTGAGGCGACCTGGAAATATGTTCTCATCTGTTCGGTGGGTATTGCCTTGGCCCTTTTGGGGTCTATTTTGGTGGCCTTTTCCATGGGCCAGGAAAATGCCGGCACGCCGATCTCTTTTTCCGCCCTGGCCGGGGCGGCCAATACCCTGGATCCTTTGTGGCTCAAGGCCGGATTTGTCTTTATCCTGGTGGGATACGGAACCAAGATGGGACTTGCGCCCATGCACACCTGGCTGCCCGATGCCCACAGTGAAGCCCCAAGTCCTGCATCGGCCCTCTTGTCAGGGGTCCTGCTCAACTGCGCATATCTTGGAATTTTCAAAACCAATAAAATTATGGTAGCGGCAGGACTCGAAGATTTTTCCGGCAGGATACTCATGGTGTTCGGCCTGTTATCCATTGTGGCCGCAGCTACCTTTATCCTCAAACAGGACGAATACAAACGGATGCTGGCCTATTCCAGTATCGAGAATATGGGCATCATTGCATTCGGAACCGGTGTGGGCGGCCTGGGGGTATACGGTGCGGTGATCTGCATGCTCCACCACAGCCTGATCAAGTCCTCTTTATTTCTTTCCTCGGGCAACATTCTGTTGGGGTACGGGGACCGGTTGATCAAAAACACCGGAAATCTGATCAAGGGCATGCCCCGGACCTTTGTGGCCTTTTTTGCGGGATTTGTCGGGATTTCCGGTTTTCCGCCGTTCGGCATTTTTATTGGGGAACTTTGTATTATTGTCGCGGCTTTCAGGGCTGGGTTCTACGTTGCCATCACCGTTTTCATCCTGAGCCTGTGCGTTATTTTTGCAGGATTTGCCAACCAGATCATGAAAATCAGTTTTGAAGAATGCAACACAGTGATCAAAATTAAAGAAAAGGCCTGCATGGTCTGGCCCCAGTATCTATTACTCCTGACTTCACTGATCTTGTGTTTCTTTATCCCGGATTCATTGAATCAAACCATATCCGATGCAGTAGCAGCCATTGGCGGAGGACTTAGATGAGCAACGCTTTTTTACAGATTTCAAACGCCGAAAAAATTTCCCGGGAGGCCATCCCCCACCTTTCTTTTGATCAATTCCAAAGCCAGGCTCTGGATATGGTGACCAACGGAGGTAAAATTGTCCACTATTTTGCCTACCCGGACAAGGAGAGTTTAAAACTTTTGGCGGTGTTGCGGACCGACAAACTTTTTGTAGCCGGCTGCGATGTGCCGGACGTCTATCCGTCATTAACCAAAACCTGCGAACCGTTTCACCTGTTTGAGCGGGAAATTGCAGAGCAGTTTGGTATCCGTCCCCAGGGTCATCCCTGGCTGAAAATGGTCCGGTATCACCCCAACTACACGGAAGGCGCGGCGGATGTATTCGGCAATGACTATTCCCAGGACATTCCTGGAAATTATCCGTATTACCAGGTGGCGGGTGAAGAAATCCACGAAGTAGCTGTGGGGCCGGTCCACGCCGGGGTAATTGAGCCGGGCCATTTCAGGTTTAACTGCATCGGAGAGCGGGTCCTGCACCTGGAAATCCAACTGGGATACCAGCACCGGGGCATTGAAAAGCAGCTTCTGGCGGTCCCGGCCAAGCGGCTTCCCATCATTGGTGAGAACATTGCAGGGGATACAACCATCGGCCACAGCCTGTGCATGGCTCAGAACCTGGAGGCACTGACCGGGGTTCAAACGGATCAGGGGGCCCGGGTCATCCGGACCATTGCCCTGGAACTGGAGCGCCTGGCCAACCACATCGGCGACCTTGGGGCCTTAAGCGGCGACGTTGCCTTCCTCCCCCCGGCCAACTATTTTGGCAGGATCAGAGGTGATTTTCTCAATCTTTCCCTTTTAATTTGCGGTAACCGGTTCGGCAAGGGCCTGGTCCGGCCCGGTGGGGTCCGGTTTTCCCTGTCCGATGATATCAGAAAGGTACTCAACGAACGCCTGGCAGAGCTTCGGCCCGAAGTGACACATGTATTGGAACTGCTCTTCAACGCCGTCACCGTTCGGGCCCGGTTTGAGGGATGCGGGGCGGTGAGCCATGAAGATGCCGATCATCTCGGGCTGGTGGGGCCTGCCGGCCGGGCCAGCGGCATGGCCTATGATGTAAGACGATGTTTCCCCACGGAACATTACCCGTACATGGGCATACCGGAAAATAAAAAAGCCACGGGGGATGTCTATGCCAGGGCCCGGGTCAGGTATGACGAAATCCTCCAGTCCCTTCAGATTGTTGAATCCCTGGCCGCCATCCCAGTTGAAACCCGATGTGTAAGCGAGGGCATGACGTACGATTTGCCGGCTTCAAGCTTTTCCGTGGCCCTGAACGAGGCCTGGCGGGGGGAAGTTTCCCATGCTGTCCTGACCGATGAAAATGGAAAAATCCTAAGGTACAAAATCAAGGATCCCTCTTTTCACAACTGGAACGGGCTGGCCATGTCTCTCAGGGATACCGGAATATCGGATTTCCCCTTGAACAACAAAAGTTTCAATTTATCCTATTGCGGATTTGATCTATAGAAAAGCGGAGAATATCATATGCTCAGTGTACTGAAAAACAGATTTGAACAAGGCTACCGGACCAACCGGTATCCCGAAGAAAAGGTCAAGGTATTTCCCCGCTACCGAGGCAGACCTGTTATCCAGGATAATATCTCTGAAGAAACCCTTAAAACCTGTGCCGAATCCTGCCCCCAGGACGCCATAGATGTGCAGAATCAAAAAATCGACATAGGTCGGTGCGTATTTTGCGGAACCTGCGAGAACATCTCCAACGGTCAGATCAAATTTACCAATGACTATGAAATTGCCACGGCAGAACGCGCAGACCTGATAACATCAGGCGATCTGCCGGCCTTGGCCGAGCACGCCAAGCAGCATTTTAAAAAACTGTTTGGGCGCTCTTTGCAACTGCGTCAGGTGTCAGCAGCCGGTTGCAATGCCTGTGAAGCTGACCTCAACGTTCTGGCCACGCCGTTTTTCGACCTGGCCAGATTCGGCATCAACTTTGTCGCCTCTCCCCGCCATG encodes the following:
- the nuoB gene encoding NADH-quinone oxidoreductase subunit NuoB, with amino-acid sequence MLSVLKNRFEQGYRTNRYPEEKVKVFPRYRGRPVIQDNISEETLKTCAESCPQDAIDVQNQKIDIGRCVFCGTCENISNGQIKFTNDYEIATAERADLITSGDLPALAEHAKQHFKKLFGRSLQLRQVSAAGCNACEADLNVLATPFFDLARFGINFVASPRHADGIVVTGPISRNMKTALLQTYEATPTPKVVIAVGSCTISGGPFIGSPEITEGLDKILPVDLFIPGCPPHPMTNLHALLSFFK
- a CDS encoding NADH-quinone oxidoreductase subunit C; its protein translation is MSNAFLQISNAEKISREAIPHLSFDQFQSQALDMVTNGGKIVHYFAYPDKESLKLLAVLRTDKLFVAGCDVPDVYPSLTKTCEPFHLFEREIAEQFGIRPQGHPWLKMVRYHPNYTEGAADVFGNDYSQDIPGNYPYYQVAGEEIHEVAVGPVHAGVIEPGHFRFNCIGERVLHLEIQLGYQHRGIEKQLLAVPAKRLPIIGENIAGDTTIGHSLCMAQNLEALTGVQTDQGARVIRTIALELERLANHIGDLGALSGDVAFLPPANYFGRIRGDFLNLSLLICGNRFGKGLVRPGGVRFSLSDDIRKVLNERLAELRPEVTHVLELLFNAVTVRARFEGCGAVSHEDADHLGLVGPAGRASGMAYDVRRCFPTEHYPYMGIPENKKATGDVYARARVRYDEILQSLQIVESLAAIPVETRCVSEGMTYDLPASSFSVALNEAWRGEVSHAVLTDENGKILRYKIKDPSFHNWNGLAMSLRDTGISDFPLNNKSFNLSYCGFDL
- a CDS encoding proton-conducting transporter membrane subunit, whose protein sequence is MVEIVFLTPLITGLIAFFLPKSIGRFLLVLTGAAHLTLSFMLWKNQPQALFDQYFAVTPEGMLSLLVISLLFFLISIYTVGYLKESQIPSEGLFTGSMLVFLSTMTMVTLSDHIMIMWIAIEATTLASAPLIYTHRSAASLEATWKYVLICSVGIALALLGSILVAFSMGQENAGTPISFSALAGAANTLDPLWLKAGFVFILVGYGTKMGLAPMHTWLPDAHSEAPSPASALLSGVLLNCAYLGIFKTNKIMVAAGLEDFSGRILMVFGLLSIVAAATFILKQDEYKRMLAYSSIENMGIIAFGTGVGGLGVYGAVICMLHHSLIKSSLFLSSGNILLGYGDRLIKNTGNLIKGMPRTFVAFFAGFVGISGFPPFGIFIGELCIIVAAFRAGFYVAITVFILSLCVIFAGFANQIMKISFEECNTVIKIKEKACMVWPQYLLLLTSLILCFFIPDSLNQTISDAVAAIGGGLR
- a CDS encoding hydrogenase translates to MIFNPVDIILSFVLLSVLFSFGADRVQVLIKLVGFQGIVISVIPFFIGEHMTTGGTVFTLATLGIRGIIIPLSIFVAIRRGAIRRMVDPIVGYHASILCGLAVIIGATYISGRLDIGSVSEFKLLAPTAIALLVTGMFLLMARRNAIAMVIGYIMMENGIYLVGSGLSVGTRHIVEFGILLDVLAGVMIMAVILRNIKKTFDDVDTALLRTLKD